The DNA sequence CTGGTGTGAAGATAAATAAGATGTTCTTTTCTTGGAGCCAAAGATTCTCACTGTCTCCAAGGGCTCTCATAGACCATTATATAGCCATTACTTTCTTGGTACCAGGGCCTCATCTTTATGAGCACTAATGACATATCTTCTTTGAAACCGACTGCACAGACTTGAAACAACGGTTTCTCCCACCAGGTCAGGTAACTGCTCAGCCAATAGAATGTTAGTAGGAAACAGATCAAGTTCAGATGCTGAAGCATCTCCCAAAGCTTTTAGTTATTGAAGATTTTTAAGTTAACCATGTAAATGGAGCCTCTGTGTATCCTTTTGGTCACTGGGACCATTTTCTGCCACTGAGGAGTTGTTTGGTACAGGTGCCACTTGGCGTGTAAGCCAATCTCACTGTAGTCAGAGTTCCTATGTTAGCTTCCTGTTACTGCTgaaacaaatcaccacaaacttagtggtttaaaacaacacaaatttattctcttatagttctgaaAGTTAGTcaagtgttggcagggctgcgttccttctggaggctcccaGGGAGAatatatttccttgcctttttttgACTTCTAGAAGctacctgcattccttggcttgcagcccTTCCTCACATCACTGTAACCTCTTGCTTCTGTTATTACATCTCCTACTGTGgatcaaatctccctctgcctccctcttataatgATACTTATATTTAGGGTTCATTCTGATCACCCAAGTTAATTTCACCATCTCAAGATGCtcaatcatatctgcaaagtcccttttgctatctacggtaacattcacaggttccaggaattagaatgtggacatcttACTGACTATTATTCAGCCTACGACAGCCCCATATACATTTCTTTGCACTGCATTGGTGAAAGGTGGTAGGAGAGAGAACCCAGCAGGGTCACAAGGTTTCAAAGTGTTCCTAAATTAAGATCTAGAGAGATGTGGGTAAATTCAGTGATCTGTGATCACTCTGAGACCATCATAAACTGGCCTCATTTCCATTGACTCCATATCCCTCCCTCTCAAAACTGTTTCCTTTAAAATGCTTTGTAGCACTGAAGCTAAACTCCTTTTTACTTCCTCATCCTAAAAAATTATTAGAGATAGTAAGATGCATGTTTTCTTCTACAAGATGAAATGTTTTTCTCATAAGCCTTCGGTCGAAGCATAGTTGTGGTCTGTGGCATGCTGACACAGTATATAATAACACCTTATTATTGTCTAACACTCTATGTCCTACAAAATACATTCACATCCTTTAGCTCATGTGGGCACAGGAAAAGGAAGGTGGTGTTATTTCAGTtgtacagatgagtaaactgtgGCTGTAAGGCAGGATTGGAGGGTAGATGATTTAACATGGAACTCTCTGATAGGGACCAGCCACATGGATGGAATAAATGGGATTTATGTAATTGCTGGACTTTGTGACTATTTCAATGTGGGGAATATAAGTGAGGAAAGAAGCAGCTCCCAATGAGATATGATTAGGTTTGGAATGAGGGAATGAGTTTGCTTTTGGGATATGTTGACTTTGAGGTCCCTAAGAACTATTAATATCTAGGAGATATAAttacaaaacaggaaaaatattagTCTAGAACCACAGATGTGAGGCTACCAATATATTTGGTATTTGGGGCTCATTAGCTTATAGGTAGTTGTTAAAACCAAGGGGAATCTAGaagtctttcttaaaaaaaattaattagttaatttagaaaaatcatgGGGAAGAACTTAACCCCAGGAAAATTATACAGAGTGGGGCTGGATGGACCCTAAgcactcaaagtgtggtctaccTCTgcttgcatcagaatcatctggggtGCCTGTTAAAAACAGATTCctcactgtgaatgtacttaatgccacagaattgtatacttaaaaatagttaaaatttaccaacaaaatggaaaacaaaagcatGCAACACCACACACACGCAACAGATTCCTAAGCGCCATTCCAGACCTGAATCACTATCTCTGGATTcataatttaaatcttttaaacatcttttaaatgGCAGTTAATGCATCTTGGCTAGTATCTGTTACCGCTGTGCCAAGCCTGGGCATGTTGGAGACTTGACCTGCTTTAGAGAGATAACATGCTTTTCCTACTAACCCCTTCCTTTAGCCAGGCCAGTGACTCTTCATTCCAGATAGCACTGTGAGTTTGCCCAAAGGCAGGCCTAGTTagtaaagaaaactgaagaaaccAGATCAGATTCAAGGAGCCATGGGAACTGATACATACTAAGGCTAGCCTGGTCTAGTCTTTATAAATAAACCCCAAAAGCAGCTCCTTCCGTGTCCAACAACCAGGATCACTTTTTCTAGGCCATCTCAATCCAGACAGCCTAGCTCCACTACTTCACAGATTCACTTTCCTCAGAGATTGTTCTAAACAATGGGGAACGGATACTGATTATCACAATTACAGGCCTTGGATATTTTGCCAAAAGCTTCTGCCAGGTTTTGAGGCTGTTTGATTGTTAAAGAGTTAAGGAGAGTAAACATCATTCTCAATATAAGACCCTTTTGATATTTCTTTCCTGGTCTTCCTGCCCTCCCATCTCACTGCCTCCAGAATCTTaatctgttcatttctttcccctcttCTATCAGTGATTTAGGGATTGGATGAGTCTCTGTGGTTTGTTTTGCCCTAAAGAGCAGAAGGCTTCGGTCCCAACTCGTGTTGCCAAAGCAACATACTAATTCCATGCCATGGTCCTGGGTCAAGATCTGCACAATCTGACTGGCCATATCACCTCGGATGGCAAGGGAGTGGAAGTGGTCAAAATCATGGAGTCCCAGCTTTCGGAGACGCCTTGCAGCTGCCCTGTAACACTTCCAGGGCTGCGGCTCCACAAGGAGATAGTGGCAGAGGGAGGAAAGATGGGCCAGGAACTCCCACAGGCCATGGTCCCCATGGTTTAGATGAATCCACATGGTTATTGACATGCAGAAACCAATGTCAAAAACTGAACGTCCAAATTGGCTTAAGAAAGAGTTCAAGAGAACCGTCCGAGTCCTTTGATTCATGAAGTCCAGGGTGATAAAGGTCAAGGCATCCGGAAAAGGACATTCTTTTTCAGCTCGCTCCACCAAGACTGGATCTATGTCGCAGCAGAGGAGACGGAATTCTCTTGAGGCATCTGAGCAGGTCTCCCCATCATGTAGGGAAAGGAAGTGTTTGTATAGAGCCACACTCAGATCCTAGAGGAATCCAAAAGAGCTTTGTCATTGCAGCTCTCAACCAGTGAATGGAAGAGAAATCTGTGTCTCTCATCCTCCCACTCAGAATGCCACTTACCCCTGGCTTTATAGGATGTGAGGCCCTTAAACTATAACCTAAGGAGTTTAAACTTTGTATAAAAAGTTTTCCACAGAGTAGGCTCTCAGTGTCCTCCACAGGTCACAGGCTGTAATGCATCATCCCTATGTCTTCCCTGACCCTGATGGTAGATTGGTATAGTTGAAAGTTACAGCCAAATTGATATAGCAAAGGAGCCTAGACCAGTATATTCCAGTAAGTAATATGCTGGTACACTCACTATCTTTTTCTGGGTATCTCAGACCTTAAGGAAGAAGAAAGCCATAATGTTATAGGTGTCCTTTACCAGGAAGGTGAGAAATAGAGCAAGCCCCATCTTATAGAAACCTGCTTCTCAGACCTGTGGTTGGAAAAAGCCTGGATTTCAAAAAGTCCTCATTCAGCTTTCACTCTGCAGCTTCAATTTTAACTACCTGTCTTATGCTTTGTCACCTTCTTCTGAGACTTAATTCTGTTTCTGTAGCCATCACTCCTAAAAGTCAGCGCTGACCTCCTTCTAGCCAAATCCAGTGATTTGTGATTTTTACCACCTTAGCACCTTTTTTACTCTTAAACAAGTCACTGTCTCCTTTATCTAACTTTGACTTCTATAACCATTATAACTAACTCAAATTTGTGTTGTTACATACGGTATTTTTCAAGGGATTTTCCTATTTAATATCTGATTTGCTTAACAAGTGtgtgaggaaaatatttatttatgccttTTGTACAAGAAAATGCACAATGGAAACCACTCAGAGGTCCAATAATCATAGCATGGACAAATCAGTGTGGTATAGTCATTAAGACAGAATACTAAATAGCAGTTAAAGACAAAAGAACTCAGCTCagtgcaacaacatggatgactctCACAAATATATAATGCTAAGTTAAAAAGCAAGCCACAGggcggggcgcagtggctcacagctataattctagcactctggggggccgaggcaggaggattgcttgagctcaggagtttgagaccagcctgagcaagagcgagaccctgtctctacaaaaaatagaaaaaattagctgggtgtggtgatgcacgcctgtagtcccagctactggggaggatgaggcaggaggatcacttgagcccagaagtttgaggttgtgtgagctaggctgacgccatggtactctagcctaggtaacagagcaagactctgtctcaaaaaaaaaaaaaaaaaagcaagccacaaaagaaaatatatgatgaGCTTCCACCTATAAGAAGTTCAAAAATGGGTAAAATTAAACTACATTGTTTAGGAAAGATAAACAGtatactataaagaaaagcaaggaaatgataATAACAGTCAGGCCTGTTGTTATCTCTGGTGGATATAGGATATATTTATGAACAGGAAAACGCAAATGGAGGACTTCTGGGGCGCTGACGTTTTATTCTTGACCTGAACTGTGGTCATACAGGCGTTTGCTTTATTATAATTCATAAAGTATAGGTTTgtgttttatgtaattttctgtATGTGTGGCATAGTTCACAATGACTTACTTGTCCAATGTCACACAGTATATGGCAAGTCTTAGGCTATATTAGGTTCTTTCCTCTACCtgggcttctcaaactttaatgggCATACAAATCACttagggatcttgttaaaataaagaTGCTGATTTAGTAGATCTGGGGTGACGGCTGAGATTTGATATTTCTAGTAAGTTGCCAAATCATGCCAGTGCTGTAGTTGgtcacactttgagtagcaaggcccTTGACCACGCTGCTTAATTTTCTGcccacctttcttttttttttttttttttttttttgtttttttttttgagacagagtctcactttgttgcccgggctagagtgagtgccgtggcgtcagcctagctcacagcaacctcaaactcctgggctcaagtgatcctcctgtctcagcctcccgagtagctgggactacaggcatgcaccaccatgcccggctaattttttctctatatatttttagctgtccatataatttcttttctatttttagtagagatggggtctcgctcttgctcaggctggtctcgaactcctgagctcaaacgatccgcccacctcggcctcccagagagctaggattacaggcgtgagccaccgcgcccggccctgcccacCTTTCTATTTACTTCTTCACTATCTTGCTCCTCCTATCTGATCTTGGGTGTGGCCCTATGGTTGATCCCTTCCTCACATCCGTCCCTTCTCCACCACATCTCTTCATTCCTCTCCACCCTCAATTCCCCGACCCTATAGTCTCCTGgaagtttaaatgaaaaaatacagacTCGAGGGCCCAATTCTCTGAGAAACTGATTCAGTAGATCCAAAGTGGGACCTGAAAGtttttaaagttggaaaaaaGCACCCATAAATTATGGCACCTCTATGCAGTGAAATATTatgaagctgttaaaaaaagaatgcaCTGGCATGAATATCTGAGTTATTAAATGAAAAGCAGGCGCAAAACAGTGTACTACTATTTGTAAAACTAAAAGAGGGatgatatttatacatacataattactGGTATACACATAGGACAAAAATACCCAAGAAATTATTATGCAACTAGTGGTGCCACTGTGTGGCGGAAAAGGAGGATTTAGGGTTGGGAGTATAGAGTTACTTTTTACTATATGCCCTtttgtatttggaatttttttgttttatcaagtACAAGCATTTTTTACAGGGTACAAAATAGAAAGCTCCCTCAACATTCAGCCAGGTTTGGGAACTACTGCCAACTATGTCTTTGCCACTAATGTATATACATGCTACTCTCAACTTTAAAAATCTCTGGTTTCCTAATGCCTTTCATGAAATCCCAAGCCTTAAGCCCAGCCTCTCTTTTTTCAATGCTTTTACCCTCTGATTTTCTAAACCATTACAGTGGAGAATGTTTGCAGAGGAAACCCAGACACCCACCCATCTACTCATTCTAGTCTTTGAGACAGTATCCAAATGTCCCCCTCCCACTTATCAGCTGTGTCCTTCAGGGTCTTCAGTTGTCCACTAAAGTCTTTTCTGCCACTGTAAAATCCACCACACCCCCTCCACCTTCTGGTCTGGAGTGATCAAGGGAGTGGATTGAGGGTACTAACTTTGGAAGCATTTGCAATCATAGGGTCAGACTGCCTGCTCCTCTAGCCTAGCCCAGTGGCAACAAATAGGTGTGAGGGAGACATTTCCTTATTTTGTATGTGGTTTGACTATAATCATATGCATGATAATACTTTGTGGTAAGAAGAGTGGCAgagcctccctcctccactcctGTGGCAGAATGCTGTCCTTTCCACTATATTCCATCAACtcactgcttttaaaaaaaaaatatgcatctGGCTCCAGGATCCGTTCAGCACTGTACAGCACACACGAGTCTTAATTCTAGTCACGATTCTGTCACCCCTGGCTCCTCTCTCGGTAAACCAATTCCACCCCCAAGCTCCCAGACGTGGGTCTCTGAaagtcccctctccccagcaaGGTCGCCAGGTACGCTGCACAGGGGCCACTCCTGATACAGTGATCCTCCCCACCTGAGGGAGGCGAAAGCTGAGGCGGGGACGTAGGAATTCGGAACGTAGTTGACAAGGATTCTTCTCCAAGATTCCTAAAGAGAGACGGTGGTGGGACCCTGACGGACAGGTACCAGCAGCACTGGTCTGGACTGGTCAACGCTATGCTTTATGCTCATTTTGGGAAAGTTTGGTGGGTGTGATGCTGCGCCCAGGCCAGAACCACAGTGGACGTGGAGGCTGCCAACCGCTTGGCTCCCGGTGCTCCGGTCCCTCCCCCGTCACTCACCCCGGAGTTACACCCCACGTCGAGCCCCAGGATCGGCCTCGTCTCAGGACTCTGAGGAGGGAAGAGCCGTCGAAGCAGCTCCGGGGGCAGGAGGCGGAGCCGTTGCTCGGGAGGGTGGAAGCGGGAATAATGAGGGAAATTTCCGAAGAGGGCAGCCCCAGGTTCCAGAACTCGCGGGTGCTCTTCCGCCGCAGCCTCCTTGACTACCCCTTCAGCCAGGTTCGTGGACGCCGCCATTAGCCTCAGCCCCACCTCTAAGTCCGGGCGGAACCGGAAGCCGGAATCCTGCGGCcggcgagggcgagggcggggCAAGGGCGGGGCCAGCCCTCCGAATGGCAGATGGCGGATGGCGGGTGGCGGGTGGCGGGTGGCGGGTGGCGGGTGGGTGGGAATATGCAGTGGATGCGGAGGGCTGGCTTGCTCTGAGCGTTCCATGTGTGCCAGACACCCGGGGCTTGCGTTATTTTATTGGAACTCTCCTCACAATCCTAGGAGGGGATTAGTAATATCATCGACTTTTTTTACGGGGAGGAAACAAGCGCTGAGGAGGTTAAGCGTCTTGCCCAAGCTGACATAGTTTGAAACTTGGGCCACTTGACACAGAACAAGTAGTTTGTCGGGATCTCGGAAATCAGTTTTGGTCTAGCTTCCTTTCTTTACAAATGCAGaaaatgagacccagagaggagaaattacTTGTCAGGGATCACACAGTGAAACTGTGACGCAAAAACTTGCACCCAGTTCAGGAAAGGGTAGCGAGGAGCTGCTGGTCACTTGAGATGCCAGAAGACTCAGACAGCCCTCCCTGCCAGGAGCGACAGGCAGACAGGGCAATCGTGGACCGTGAGCTCCTTTAGAGGCAAGGACTATGCCTTAAGAGTCCGCACTTAAAGAATGCTTACCAGGCACCAGACACCCTTCTAAACCTTTTATAGGTATTAACAAGGACATTGGGGCACAACGAAGTTAGTAATTTGTCCAGGGTCTCGCAGTGAGAAATGATAGTactaagattcaaacccaggcagtttggctccagagGGTGTGCTTGCAACACTATGTTATTCTCAGCTTTGAGTCCCCCGTGCTTACCATAATGCCTTCCacaaagatgctcaacaaatatttgttgaatgaaaattcAATAGAGGGTACAAGTAGGCAACTAAAGCTAGGTCAGTTTGGGGAAAATTAAGACGGAAGGGAGAAAGGAGTTGAAATGAAACAGACATGGTGGAATGGAGCTAGGCGAAATGCGGGCTGAGCCAGAGACTGGGCAAAAAACAAAGAGTTGAGCTGGGGAtagtggtgcaagcctgtagtcccagttactcaggatgCTGGGGagagagaatcgcttgaggtgacgagttgggggctgcagtgtgctgtgatggctcctgtgaatagccactgatttcagcctgggcaacaaagcaagaccctgtctcttgaaagaaagaaaaaaagaaagagctggTAAGGAGAGAAGTCGAGGAGTCAGCCTAGGTAGCAGGTTCAAGCCAGAAGCCAGGATGGCCCAGAATATTCAACAGAGTCAGCGAGGGTCAGCagaattattcattctttcatctctGTCTGACTTGTGGTTTCACTATTTTCTTATAAGATTTGGGGACATAAGTTAATAACCAAAAGTCACAGTGGAATTGAGTAAACCGCAGTACTCAGCATAGCTACcagaaaagggagggaaggggaagcatCTCCATTTTTCTTCCCGGTTTTTGAACAATTTTGGTGAGCTGAACTTACCCGTTTTTTGTCACTAGGTGATGCCAACACAATTGACAATCCTTAATTTTCAAGGAGCTGGAATCACCTTGCTTTTGTaaacacttttttgtttgtttaaaccagtatataatttttttgtcagTAAAAGGCTTTAATTTTATTAAGGGCATGGGCACGTTTTGAGTTCTTGAAATACTGTTCACTAGAAGAAATATAAGCAACAGGGCCAGAGGATGAATGGCAGAATGGCAGGTTTCTCCTGATGCTGGGATTCCTGCAGAAGCAAAGATAGGTGTAGGCCTGGTAACATTACTGGTGACCTAAAGTACCTCAGAGGTGACCCCATAAAGAGGCATTTTAATTTGACCCACTTTGGT is a window from the Eulemur rufifrons isolate Redbay chromosome 16, OSU_ERuf_1, whole genome shotgun sequence genome containing:
- the BCDIN3D gene encoding RNA 5'-monophosphate methyltransferase — its product is MAASTNLAEGVVKEAAAEEHPRVLEPGAALFGNFPHYSRFHPPEQRLRLLPPELLRRLFPPQSPETRPILGLDVGCNSGDLSVALYKHFLSLHDGETCSDASREFRLLCCDIDPVLVERAEKECPFPDALTFITLDFMNQRTRTVLLNSFLSQFGRSVFDIGFCMSITMWIHLNHGDHGLWEFLAHLSSLCHYLLVEPQPWKCYRAAARRLRKLGLHDFDHFHSLAIRGDMASQIVQILTQDHGMELVCCFGNTSWDRSLLLFRAKQTTETHPIPKSLIEEGKEMNRLRFWRQ